The sequence below is a genomic window from Enterocloster clostridioformis.
CCAATGGCACTTCTGCCCCTGCTGTCACACGCTTCCACCAATGTCATGTATTGATCCCAGATCGGTGTTTCAACCGTATCCCCGTCCGTTACCGACATCAGGCAGACAGGGTGTTCTACGTAGGTGTCCAGTGGAAAAAGCGAGAGGATTGCTTCCAGTATCTCCGGCACGCCGTGGCCTTCCATATGTATGACATGGGCATCCCTGCCCATGGACTCTGCCGGGAAATTCCCATCGGCAATCACAATCCGGTCGCTGTGACCCATTTCACATAATATCTTTAACAGTTCAGGAGATAATATATGGGGTATTCCTCTTAGCATCTGTTTTCCCCCTGTTTACTGTATTTTTTATAACCGGGGTGCCTGCCGGTTACCCC
It includes:
- a CDS encoding RbsD/FucU family protein; this encodes MLRGIPHILSPELLKILCEMGHSDRIVIADGNFPAESMGRDAHVIHMEGHGVPEILEAILSLFPLDTYVEHPVCLMSVTDGDTVETPIWDQYMTLVEACDSRGRSAIGHIERFAFYEEAKKAYAIIATSERALYANIMLQKGVVTDQGL